The Populus alba chromosome 6, ASM523922v2, whole genome shotgun sequence genome contains a region encoding:
- the LOC118043890 gene encoding nudix hydrolase 23, chloroplastic, whose product MLKAIQNLGSSTTTTTTTTTTKGFVASFYRLKPPHATTTSAFVSISSSLLSYYSPRTRPTKPLLFLTRKTRSLEPVRAHSTRSESKMDGTSSSSSAVAVQSSGSVRKINFCQWCGGQTKHDIPDGEEKMRAICTVCGKITYQNPKMVVGCLIEHDNKVLLCKRNIQPSFGLWTLPAGYLEIGESAAEGAIRETWEEAHAEVEVVSPFAHLDIPLIGQTYIIFLAKLRKPHFSPGPESLECQLFSLDDIPFDSLAFSSMAVTLKLYIEDVKAGSRKFHYGTINKRPGSSPSDTHAYTLDNHLQS is encoded by the exons ATGCTAAAAGCAATACAGAATCTTGgttcatcaacaacaacaaccacaaccacaacaacaacaaaagggTTTGTGGCATCTTTTTATAGATTGAAACCACCACATGCCACCACAACGAGTGCTTTTGTCTCAATTTCTTCCAGCCTGTTATCCTATTATTCTCCAAGAACCAGACCCACAAAGCCTCTTCTGTTTTTGACTCGAAAGACTCGATCTTTGGAACCTGTTCGTGCTCACTCAACTCGGTCTGAGTCTAAGATGGATggcacttcttcttcttcttcagcagTTGCTGTTCAGTCATCT GGAAGTGTACGCAAGATCAATTTCTGTCAGTGGTGTGGTGGCCAGACAAAACATGATATACCTGATGGGGAGGAAAAGATGAGAGCTATTTGCACAGTTTGTGGGAAAATTACCtatcaaaaccctaaaatg GTGGTGGGATGCCTCATTGAGCATGATAACAAGGTCTTACTCTGCAAGCGAAACATCCAACCATCATTTGGCCTCTG GACCCTTCCTGCTGGTTACTTGGAAATTGGTGAGTCTGCTGCAGAAGGGGCAATCAGGGAAACCTGGGAGGAAGCACACGCAGAAGTGGAAGTCGTGTCACCCTTTGCTCATTTGGACATCCCTCTTATTGGCCAA acttatataattttcttggcAAAGCTGAGGAAGCCCCACTTTTCACCAGGTCCAGAGTCATTGGAGTGCCAACTTTTTTCGCTAGATGATATACCTTTTGATTCTTTGGCATTTTCATCGATGGCAGTTACTTTAAAGCTG TACATTGAAGATGTTAAAGCTGGAAGTCGAAAATTTCACTACGGTACAATTAACAAAAG GCCTGGCTCGAGCCCTTCTGATACCCATGCCTATACTCTCGATAATCATTTGCAGTCTTGA
- the LOC118043888 gene encoding small ribosomal subunit protein eS27y — translation MVLQNDIDLLNPPAEHEKRKHKLKRLVQSPNSFFMDVKCQGCFNITTVFSHSQTVVVCGNCQTVLCQPTGGRAKLTEGCSFRKKSE, via the exons atG GTTCTTCAAAACGATATCGATTTGCTCAACCCGCCAGCAGAGCATGAGAAAAGGAAGCATAAGCTCAAGCGCCTTGTTCAGTCcccaaactctttttttatg GATGTGAAGTGCCAGGGTTGCTTCAACAT AACCACTGTTTTCAGTCATTCGCAAACTGTTGTGGTTTGTGGGAACTGCCAGACAGTGTTGTGTCAGCCAACAGGGGGTCGTGCCAAGCTTACAGAGGGGTGCTCCTTCAGGAAGAAGAGCGAGTGA
- the LOC118043887 gene encoding probable L-type lectin-domain containing receptor kinase S.5, with the protein MRFPLAATSAILAVFLALAQVQSLAFEFPNFTISDQSQLILSDNSSIALGAIQVTPDNHGASMVNRAGRTLYKWPFRLWSKKGKKANFNTTFVLNVKNMTASSGEGLAFILTGDPDVPAGSDGQWLGIVNSRLNGTTEAETVAVEFDTKRSFPEDPDGNHIGLDVNSVYSKSWVSLNDSGIYISAATDIKVAVQYDGKNLSVFVGDDMKNPVLSEPLDLSAYLPEMVYVGFSGSTSNDTQLNCVKSWEFNISEVKDSKLWWVWILVAVGAVLILLIGIGIAFFLYRKRGCEGINREENTYPNIEEAILGFSTAPKKFKFKELSKATGKFNPKNKLGKGGFGTVYKGILGKKEVAVKRVSKKSTQGKQEFIAEVTTIGHIHHRNLVKLIGWCHEKREYLLVYEFLPNGSLDKYIFWDEKSGTQEATLSWGRRLSVISGVAQALDYLHNGCTSRVLHRDIKASNVMLDLDFNAKLGDFGLARTMIHNEQTHHSTKELAGTPGYMAPESILTGRATAETDVYAFGVLVLEVACGRKPGGQAGRDDYICNIVHGLWELHRRGTILEGADPRLNGIFIEEEMECVLILGLACCHPNPKNRPSMKTVLQVLTGEAPPPEVPAERPAFMWPPMPTSFNEWDSSLVGGQLSPFSGLSGR; encoded by the coding sequence ATGCGCTTTCCCCTGGCAGCAACTTCTGCAATCCTAGCTGTCTTCTTGGCTCTTGCTCAAGTACAGAGCCTTGCTTTTGAGTTTCCAAATTTCACGATTTCAGATCAGtctcaacttattttgagtgacAATTCTTCTATAGCCCTCGGCGCCATCCAAGTCACACCAGATAATCATGGAGCTAGTATGGTAAACAGGGCTGGAAGGACCCTGTACAAATGGCCATTCAGGCTGTGGAGCAAGAAGGGGAAGAAAGCAAATTTCAATACGACCTTCGTACTCAACGTCAAAAACATGACAGCTTCAAGTGGTGAAGGCTTGGCCTTTATATTAACAGGAGATCCTGACGTTCCAGCTGGAAGCGATGGACAATGGCTTGGGATTGTAAATTCCAGGTTAAATGGAACCACTGAAGCGGAGACAGTGGCGGTAGAATTTGACACTAAAAGAAGCTTCCCAGAAGATCCTGACGGTAACCATATTGGATTGGATGTAAACAGTGTCTACTCGAAAAGCTGGGTTTCGTTAAATGATAGCGGTATTTATATTTCTGCGGCCACGGATATCAAGGTAGCTGTTCAATATGACGGCAAGAATTTGAGTGTTTTTGTCGGTGACGACATGAAGAATCCAGTTCTCTCTGAGCCTCTCGATCTCTCAGCCTATCTTCCAGAAATGGTGTATGTGGGATTTTCGGGTTCAACAAGTAATGACACTCAATTAAATTGTGTAAAGTCGTGGGAGTTTAACATTTCTGAGGTAAAAGATTCCAAGTTGTGGTGGGTTTGGATTTTGGTTGCTGTAGGAGCAGTGCTAATCCTGTTGATTGGTATTGGTATCGCCTTTTTCTTGTACAGGAAAAGGGGATGTGAAGGAATAAATAGGGAGGAGAATACTTATCCAAATATTGAAGAGGCAATCCTAGGCTTCTCAACTGCTCCGAAGAAGTTCAAATTCAAAGAACTTAGCAAAGCAACAGGCAAATTCAACCCTAAAAACAAGCTCGGGAAAGGTGGCTTCGGGACAGTCTACAAGGGGATCTTGGGAAAAAAGGAAGTTGCTGTCAAAAGAGTCTCAAAGAAATCAACCCAAGGAAAGCAAGAGTTCATAGCAGAAGTCACTACAATAGGCCACATCCATCACCGAAATCTTGTCAAGCTGATCGGATGGTGCCACGAAAAGCGTGAGTACCTCTTGGTTTACGAGTTCTTGCCTAATGGTAGCCtggataaatatatattttgggatGAAAAGTCAGGCACGCAGGAAGCAACACTGAGCTGGGGAAGAAGGCTGAGTGTGATTTCAGGAGTGGCACAGGCATTGGATTACCTGCATAATGGATGTACGAGCAGGGTACTTCACCGAGACATAAAGGCCAGTAACGTAATGTTGGATTTAGATTTCAATGCAAAACTCGGAGATTTCGGGTTGGCTCGCACCATGATTCATAATGAACAAACTCACCACTCAACGAAAGAGCTTGCAGGAACACCTGGCTACATGGCTCCGGAGAGTATTCTTACAGGGAGGGCAACGGCCGAAACAGATGTTTATGCTTTTGGTGTTCTTGTTCTTGAAGTTGCTTGTGGAAGGAAGCCTGGAGGGCAGGCTGGGCGGGATGACTACATTTGTAACATTGTGCATGGGCTATGGGAACTTCACAGGAGGGGAACAATCCTCGAAGGTGCAGACCCCAGATTGAATGGAATATTCATAGAGGAAGAGATGGAGTGTGTTCTTATTCTGGGGTTGGCCTGCTGCCatccaaacccaaaaaatagGCCCTCCATGAAAACTGTTTTGCAGGTTCTTACAGGGGAAGCGCCACCACCAGAAGTGCCAGCTGAAAGACCTGCTTTTATGTGGCCACCCATGCCTACATCCTTCAACGAATGGGACAGCTCTCTTGTTGGCGGCCAACTCTCTCCGTTTTCAGGTCTCTCAGGGAGATGA